The following coding sequences lie in one Paraburkholderia largidicola genomic window:
- a CDS encoding GMC family oxidoreductase — translation MKTTTYDYVIVGGGSAGCVLANRLSADPSIKVLLLEAGGSDRHPFFSMPAGFAKMTRGIGSWGWFTVPQKHLNNRVLRFTQAKVIGGGSSINAQIYTRGVPADYDDWEQKAGATGWSYRDVLPYFKKSENNQRFANEYHSYGGPLGVSNPISPLPICEAFFQAGQELGIPFNPDFNGASQEGLGYYQLTQLDARRSSTAAGFIRPVLGRANLTVSMQARTLRVIVEGNRATGVEYVTGDSRDPQIVRASREVIVSSGAIGSPKLLMQSGIGPADHLASVGIKPVHDLRGVGSNLQDHLDLFVIAECTGDHTYDKYNKLHNAAWAGLQYLLLKKGPVASSLFETGGFWYADRDARDRSPDIQFHLGLGSGIEAGMAKLNNAGVTLNTAYLRPRSRGTVRLASANPAAAPLLDPNYWADPYDRDMAIKGLRLARDILRAPAMKRYVQSEVLPGARVNTDQELFDYACANAKTDHHPVGTCRMGRPDDPDSVVTPDLRLIGLDGLRVVDASVMPYLPSCNTNAPTIMVAEKAADMIIQSQTSRGFREHQSANAGRFNQPVHDAAPGRPGSAVHRADV, via the coding sequence ATGAAAACGACGACATATGACTACGTGATCGTGGGCGGCGGCTCGGCCGGTTGTGTACTGGCCAATCGCCTGAGCGCCGATCCCTCGATCAAGGTCCTGCTGCTCGAAGCCGGCGGTTCCGATCGCCATCCGTTCTTCTCGATGCCTGCCGGCTTCGCGAAGATGACGCGCGGCATCGGTTCGTGGGGCTGGTTCACCGTGCCGCAGAAGCATCTGAACAATCGCGTGCTGCGCTTCACGCAAGCGAAGGTGATCGGCGGCGGTTCGTCGATCAACGCGCAGATCTATACGCGCGGAGTCCCTGCCGATTACGACGATTGGGAACAGAAAGCGGGCGCGACGGGTTGGTCTTATCGCGATGTGCTGCCGTACTTCAAGAAGTCCGAAAACAACCAGCGCTTTGCGAACGAGTATCACAGTTATGGCGGCCCGCTCGGCGTATCGAATCCGATTAGCCCCTTGCCGATCTGCGAGGCGTTCTTTCAGGCTGGACAGGAACTCGGTATTCCGTTCAATCCGGACTTCAATGGCGCGAGCCAGGAAGGGCTGGGCTATTACCAACTCACGCAACTGGATGCACGGCGTTCATCGACGGCAGCGGGCTTTATCCGACCGGTGCTCGGACGTGCGAATCTGACGGTCTCGATGCAGGCGCGAACGCTGCGTGTGATCGTCGAGGGAAACCGCGCGACAGGCGTCGAATACGTGACAGGCGATAGCCGCGATCCGCAGATCGTGCGCGCATCGCGTGAAGTGATCGTGTCGTCGGGTGCGATCGGGTCGCCGAAGCTGTTGATGCAATCGGGCATCGGTCCCGCCGATCATCTGGCGTCCGTTGGCATCAAACCTGTCCACGATCTTCGCGGCGTCGGGTCCAATCTGCAGGATCATCTCGACCTCTTCGTCATCGCCGAATGCACGGGCGATCACACCTACGACAAGTACAACAAGCTGCACAACGCCGCGTGGGCCGGTTTGCAATACCTATTGCTGAAGAAAGGCCCGGTTGCATCGAGTCTCTTTGAAACGGGTGGCTTCTGGTATGCGGATCGCGACGCGCGGGACCGCTCGCCCGATATCCAGTTTCATCTCGGCCTCGGGTCCGGTATCGAAGCGGGCATGGCGAAGCTGAACAATGCGGGCGTTACGCTGAACACCGCGTATCTTCGCCCGCGCTCGCGCGGCACGGTGCGCCTTGCCAGCGCGAACCCCGCTGCCGCACCGCTGCTCGATCCGAACTACTGGGCCGATCCATACGATCGCGACATGGCGATCAAGGGCTTGCGGCTCGCGCGCGACATCCTGCGCGCCCCAGCGATGAAGCGTTATGTGCAAAGCGAAGTTCTGCCGGGAGCGCGCGTGAATACCGATCAGGAACTGTTCGACTATGCATGCGCGAATGCAAAAACGGACCACCACCCCGTCGGCACCTGCCGCATGGGACGGCCCGACGATCCCGACAGCGTCGTCACACCCGACTTGCGTCTTATCGGACTGGATGGCCTGAGAGTCGTCGACGCGTCCGTCATGCCCTATCTGCCTTCGTGCAACACGAATGCACCGACGATCATGGTCGCCGAAAAAGCCGCCGACATGATCATTCAATCCCAGACATCGAGAGGTTTCCGTGAACATCAATCTGCCAACGCCGGAAGGTTCAACCAGCCCGTACACGATGCAGCACCGGGAAGACCAGGTTCCGCCGTCCACCGCGCCGACGTTTAA
- a CDS encoding MFS transporter, with translation MTTQATSAVSASSVSDADANVTGKDLRRVIAASVAGSAMEWYDFSIYGTASALIFSDLFFPGLDKAAGLLAIFGAYAAGFFARPFGGLFFGWLGDKYGRKSVLVATVLLMGGSTFCIGLLPTWHQVGVWAAALLVALRLLQGFGAGAEQAGASLIVSEFAPPARRGFYAALPFAGCIIGILLANGIFTLVQRLPKDEFLSYGWRVPFLFSVFVIVAGIVIRMRVKESPVFEEIRKSGHASKQPVRDLMSEARGTLLVAFCLRVGENGSSYLYQVFALSYLTKVLLVDKSVGTIGLTIAAALAVFTIPMMGWLSDRFGRRLMYRLVALFTCLWAFPAFWLFTTKDPVLIVISMAVAIGVGVFGMYGIQGAYFPELFNARYRYTGIAVSKEFAAVASGGIAPFIAAALLAWAQGAYWPISTYIAVLAGISFIATLFAPETQGISLRQ, from the coding sequence ATGACAACACAGGCAACCTCCGCAGTTTCAGCGTCGTCGGTGAGCGATGCCGATGCGAATGTGACAGGCAAGGATCTTCGACGCGTCATCGCGGCAAGCGTCGCCGGCAGCGCAATGGAGTGGTACGACTTCAGCATCTACGGGACCGCTTCAGCGCTCATCTTTTCGGATTTGTTCTTTCCGGGACTCGACAAGGCCGCAGGACTGCTCGCGATCTTCGGCGCGTACGCCGCGGGGTTCTTCGCGCGGCCGTTTGGCGGGCTGTTCTTCGGCTGGCTCGGCGACAAATATGGTCGCAAGAGCGTGCTGGTTGCGACCGTGCTGCTGATGGGCGGCTCGACCTTCTGCATCGGCCTGTTGCCAACGTGGCACCAGGTCGGCGTGTGGGCGGCCGCATTGCTCGTGGCATTGCGTCTGCTCCAGGGTTTCGGCGCGGGCGCGGAACAGGCGGGCGCTTCGTTGATCGTGTCGGAGTTCGCGCCACCCGCCCGGCGTGGCTTCTATGCGGCACTGCCTTTTGCTGGCTGCATCATCGGCATTCTGCTCGCGAACGGCATCTTCACGCTCGTCCAGCGGCTGCCGAAGGACGAATTTCTCAGCTATGGCTGGCGGGTGCCGTTTCTGTTCAGCGTGTTCGTCATCGTTGCCGGTATCGTGATCCGGATGCGCGTGAAGGAAAGTCCTGTGTTCGAAGAGATCAGGAAGTCGGGGCATGCGAGCAAACAGCCGGTGCGCGATCTAATGTCGGAGGCACGCGGCACGCTGCTGGTCGCGTTCTGCCTGCGCGTCGGCGAAAACGGCTCTTCGTACCTGTATCAGGTATTCGCGCTCAGCTATCTGACCAAGGTGCTGCTGGTCGACAAGTCGGTTGGTACGATCGGTCTCACGATCGCTGCAGCGCTCGCGGTGTTCACCATTCCGATGATGGGCTGGCTGTCCGATCGCTTCGGCCGGCGGCTGATGTATCGGCTCGTTGCGCTGTTCACCTGCCTTTGGGCATTTCCTGCCTTCTGGCTGTTCACCACGAAGGACCCCGTGCTGATCGTGATCAGCATGGCTGTCGCGATCGGTGTCGGCGTGTTCGGGATGTATGGGATTCAGGGCGCGTATTTTCCTGAACTGTTCAATGCGCGCTATCGATACACGGGCATCGCGGTCAGCAAGGAGTTCGCTGCCGTCGCGTCCGGAGGCATCGCGCCCTTTATAGCGGCTGCGTTGCTCGCGTGGGCACAAGGTGCGTACTGGCCGATTTCTACCTACATCGCTGTGTTAGCAGGTATCAGCTTCATCGCAACACTTTTTGCACCGGAGACTCAGGGGATCAGTCTTCGACAATAG
- a CDS encoding DUF4123 domain-containing protein, producing the protein MSVNESMAPGALEQEIAGFHAHAAGRALYALVYGVAYPTLFSVLSGKALDFPATPNIELVFDAPDDIGARQFGPFVIAIHSPQSDVVRLLCEKCVEDPRGLSFIVSPLSLQRLTDAIRIRLDARCDDGTEWQVKLFDTRVIPVLVKALTEYQLKSYLAMLDEWWYLDRKGSLQKVIREFQADAPYLAPLKLNDRQVSVFTDAGIVDSILYMLAQTDDDLLAMIDESMRYDLVADALNGASDQERNSSLLLADRARCALIAFCEDKLE; encoded by the coding sequence GTGTCCGTCAACGAGTCTATGGCGCCCGGAGCGCTGGAGCAGGAAATCGCCGGATTCCATGCACACGCCGCTGGACGGGCGCTTTATGCCTTGGTATATGGCGTCGCCTATCCAACGCTTTTCTCTGTGTTATCGGGGAAAGCGCTCGATTTTCCGGCGACCCCGAACATCGAGCTGGTGTTCGACGCGCCGGATGACATCGGCGCACGGCAATTCGGGCCATTTGTCATCGCAATCCACTCGCCGCAGTCCGATGTAGTGCGCCTGCTTTGCGAGAAATGTGTCGAGGATCCACGCGGGTTATCGTTCATCGTGTCACCGCTTTCGCTTCAACGCCTGACCGACGCGATCCGGATTAGACTGGATGCCAGATGCGACGACGGAACTGAATGGCAGGTCAAACTGTTCGACACACGCGTGATTCCCGTATTGGTAAAAGCATTGACGGAATACCAATTGAAGTCGTATCTCGCGATGTTGGACGAATGGTGGTATCTGGATCGCAAGGGTTCGCTTCAGAAAGTGATCCGCGAGTTTCAGGCTGACGCGCCGTATCTCGCGCCACTGAAGTTGAACGATCGACAGGTAAGCGTCTTTACCGACGCGGGGATCGTCGATTCAATCTTATATATGTTGGCGCAGACGGACGACGATTTGCTGGCAATGATCGATGAATCGATGCGCTACGACCTTGTAGCCGACGCGCTGAATGGGGCGAGCGATCAGGAAAGGAACAGTTCTTTGCTGCTCGCCGACCGTGCACGTTGCGCGCTGATCGCATTTTGTGAGGACAAACTCGAGTGA
- a CDS encoding dihydrodipicolinate synthase family protein, protein MQHREDQVPPSTAPTFNRVAYAAAHVVVDPSRAYEPWGDTPPVDWDATLAFRSYLYGLGFKVAEAMDTAQRGMGIGWPTAAELIRRSIAHARSIPGADLACGAGTDHLDGTRSHTLADIVGAYKDQFEVIESAGGRPIMMASRALCAAAQSADDYKHVYDAVISASRNKVVLHWLGDAFDASLSGYWGSRDVATAMATVLDIIRLHRDKIEGIKISLLNAEYERQLRSRLPESVVMFTGDDYNYGELIAGDSTGHSHALLGIFDPIAPVASRALVKLAAGETDAYRQIIDPTVALSRELFVAPTQYYKAGVVFLAWLNGHQRHFSMAGGMQSARSVAHYAEVFRKADVAGVLTRPELARRRMSEYLSLAAGIDN, encoded by the coding sequence ATGCAGCACCGGGAAGACCAGGTTCCGCCGTCCACCGCGCCGACGTTTAACCGCGTCGCGTATGCGGCGGCGCATGTCGTCGTCGATCCATCGCGTGCGTACGAGCCTTGGGGCGATACGCCGCCCGTCGACTGGGACGCAACGCTTGCATTTCGCAGCTACCTGTATGGCCTGGGATTCAAGGTGGCCGAAGCGATGGATACCGCGCAACGCGGCATGGGCATCGGCTGGCCAACCGCCGCTGAACTGATCCGACGCAGCATCGCGCACGCGCGCAGCATCCCCGGCGCGGACCTGGCGTGCGGCGCGGGCACCGATCATCTCGACGGCACGCGCAGCCATACGCTTGCCGACATTGTCGGCGCCTACAAGGACCAGTTCGAAGTAATCGAATCAGCGGGCGGCCGGCCGATCATGATGGCGAGCCGCGCTTTGTGCGCAGCAGCGCAGTCCGCCGACGACTACAAGCACGTCTACGATGCCGTGATCTCCGCGTCACGCAACAAGGTCGTATTGCATTGGCTCGGCGACGCGTTCGATGCTTCGCTCTCCGGCTACTGGGGTAGCCGCGACGTCGCGACAGCGATGGCGACTGTGCTCGACATCATCCGGCTTCATCGGGACAAGATCGAAGGCATCAAGATCTCGCTGCTCAACGCGGAATATGAGCGTCAGCTCAGATCGCGGCTGCCCGAGAGCGTCGTGATGTTCACCGGTGACGACTACAATTACGGCGAACTCATCGCGGGCGACAGCACCGGCCATTCGCATGCGCTACTCGGCATCTTCGACCCGATCGCGCCTGTCGCATCGCGCGCATTGGTGAAGCTCGCGGCTGGCGAGACCGATGCATATCGCCAGATCATCGATCCCACGGTTGCGCTATCGCGCGAACTCTTCGTTGCGCCCACGCAGTATTACAAGGCTGGCGTCGTTTTTCTCGCATGGCTCAACGGACATCAACGGCACTTCTCGATGGCAGGCGGCATGCAGTCGGCGCGATCTGTCGCGCACTACGCGGAGGTGTTCAGGAAGGCGGACGTCGCGGGCGTATTGACTCGCCCCGAACTGGCTCGCCGTCGCATGAGCGAGTATCTGAGTCTCGCTGCGGGTATCGATAACTGA
- a CDS encoding DUF3304 domain-containing protein — protein sequence MVGSSSLTGCTKEPYQLELVGYDYTDRALLDFAVNGISGGNVFLSTKTSGGGKYACCVLLDRSTKTPFTIDVDYMREALVAYPSDKIVEPADKDHLKAHVEVKGPIPEKPAYLEVHFYPDGHIEGAISGDDGPSPPRLKLERRLPYVR from the coding sequence ATGGTGGGATCTTCAAGTTTGACGGGTTGCACGAAAGAGCCGTATCAGCTCGAACTGGTCGGTTACGACTACACGGATCGGGCATTGCTGGACTTCGCGGTCAACGGCATATCGGGTGGCAACGTCTTTTTGAGTACAAAGACATCGGGTGGCGGCAAATACGCCTGCTGTGTGCTGCTCGATCGTTCGACGAAAACGCCGTTTACGATCGACGTCGACTACATGCGCGAAGCACTCGTGGCCTATCCGTCGGACAAAATTGTCGAACCCGCCGACAAAGATCATCTGAAGGCGCACGTCGAAGTCAAAGGGCCTATTCCGGAGAAGCCTGCATATCTCGAAGTGCACTTCTATCCGGATGGACATATCGAAGGCGCGATTTCAGGGGACGACGGCCCTTCGCCGCCGCGTTTGAAGCTCGAACGCCGTTTGCCTTACGTTCGCTGA
- a CDS encoding type VI secretion system Vgr family protein, with the protein MGAQDVIAAITGRLAQGDRLLKLDTLLGSDVLVPQRVVGNSRVGRHFEFTLDVVSMSSNIELKKLIAQPVTLWIQQSDKSYLPHNGFVHTARRLGSDSTLTSYQIGFASWMHFLKFRRDQRIWQDVSVEEIVSDVFNAHPQAQGRFQFALSRQLPTRSYCRQDEYDWNFVHRLLESEGLYGFWQQAEDGKSHTLVIADNLSSFKPTSPKTVSFYRAGANSETDALTQWSGTRTLQSALLTTRTFDYKNPAGIYNPKGTSTPTMPSQGALPAQAEVYEYTGAYTYGEQDRGDQLSRIRMEEWESRAKRFHGVGGMRGIDAGQRFTLSGHPDHDRDAADQREFAVIETVWTIENNLPVSNDAPVFPHSLQATVAAVRARHEGASAPSTLIGDGAEGFYRVDIEAQRTTVPYRSPFEHAKPDVQLESAIVVGPQNEEVYTDELNRIKVRFIWDRLNSGDERASCWLRVVQSDAGGGYGGVHLPRVGEEVLVDYVDGDCDRPIVVARVYNDAAKPQWHSNGLLSGYRSKEFGGSGYNQMVMDDATGQNRLHLYSTTANSGLHLGYLVAQNGNTRGAYLGSGFDLATDNYGAVRAAEGLLMTTYAKSVGSQQLDVSETRQQIANSQGVIDAMSAAGEMHQAENLKGGSNALKSFADAMQDSVEGSASGGRTAGGGTGSANAFAQPVIALASPAGIGMSTHDSTHVSAAQQITLVSGQSTHIAAGKSLIASVGEKLSLFVQNAGMKLFAAKGKLEIQAHADNIELTAQKTFKVQSATENIEAAAKQEILLTSGGAYLRIKGGNIEIHAPGKIDIKGSQHSFAGPTGDVYPLPSMPKSICIPCLLAEYSQGALLGTK; encoded by the coding sequence ATGGGGGCGCAGGACGTTATCGCAGCCATCACAGGTCGTCTTGCACAGGGCGACCGGCTGCTGAAACTGGATACACTGCTCGGCAGCGATGTACTCGTGCCGCAACGAGTGGTCGGCAACTCGCGCGTCGGGCGACACTTCGAGTTCACGCTGGACGTCGTTTCGATGTCGTCGAACATCGAACTCAAGAAACTGATCGCGCAGCCCGTTACGCTCTGGATCCAGCAGTCCGATAAGTCCTATTTGCCGCATAACGGCTTTGTCCATACCGCACGCCGGCTCGGTTCGGATAGCACGCTAACGAGCTATCAGATCGGCTTTGCGTCGTGGATGCACTTCCTCAAGTTCAGGCGCGATCAGCGTATCTGGCAGGACGTGAGCGTCGAAGAAATCGTCAGTGATGTTTTCAATGCTCATCCTCAGGCTCAAGGACGATTTCAGTTTGCACTCTCCCGGCAGTTGCCTACGCGTTCGTATTGCCGGCAGGACGAATACGACTGGAACTTCGTGCATCGATTGCTGGAATCGGAAGGTCTTTATGGTTTCTGGCAGCAGGCAGAGGACGGCAAGTCACATACGCTGGTGATCGCCGACAATCTGTCGTCATTCAAGCCCACGTCGCCGAAAACGGTGAGCTTCTACCGTGCTGGAGCGAACAGCGAGACGGATGCGCTCACGCAATGGTCGGGCACGCGCACGTTGCAAAGCGCGCTGCTGACGACGCGTACGTTCGACTATAAAAACCCCGCCGGTATCTATAACCCGAAGGGCACCAGCACGCCGACGATGCCGTCACAGGGCGCATTGCCGGCGCAGGCAGAGGTGTACGAATATACCGGTGCTTATACCTACGGCGAGCAGGATCGCGGCGATCAGCTTTCGCGCATCCGTATGGAAGAGTGGGAGTCGCGAGCGAAGCGCTTCCATGGTGTCGGCGGTATGCGCGGTATCGATGCCGGACAGCGCTTCACATTGAGCGGCCATCCCGATCACGATCGCGATGCGGCCGATCAGCGGGAATTCGCCGTGATTGAAACCGTCTGGACAATCGAGAACAATCTGCCTGTCAGCAACGATGCGCCCGTCTTTCCGCATAGCCTTCAGGCAACTGTGGCGGCAGTGCGCGCGCGACATGAAGGTGCATCTGCGCCGAGCACGCTGATCGGAGACGGAGCGGAAGGCTTCTATCGCGTCGATATCGAAGCGCAGCGGACGACGGTGCCCTATCGCAGTCCGTTCGAGCACGCGAAGCCGGATGTGCAACTCGAATCGGCGATAGTCGTCGGCCCGCAGAACGAAGAGGTCTATACCGACGAACTGAATCGCATCAAGGTGCGCTTCATCTGGGACCGGCTCAATAGCGGTGATGAACGGGCGTCGTGCTGGTTGCGCGTCGTGCAGTCGGATGCCGGCGGTGGTTATGGTGGCGTGCATCTGCCGCGCGTTGGCGAGGAAGTCCTGGTGGATTACGTCGATGGCGATTGTGATCGTCCGATTGTGGTGGCAAGGGTCTACAACGACGCGGCGAAACCGCAGTGGCATTCGAATGGTTTGCTGTCTGGCTATCGTTCGAAGGAATTCGGAGGTAGTGGATACAACCAGATGGTGATGGACGACGCGACGGGCCAAAACCGCTTGCACCTCTACAGTACGACGGCAAATTCAGGTCTGCACCTGGGCTATCTGGTCGCGCAGAATGGCAACACGCGCGGTGCGTATCTCGGCAGCGGTTTCGATCTCGCCACAGACAACTACGGCGCGGTACGGGCTGCCGAAGGTCTCCTCATGACGACGTACGCGAAGAGCGTGGGCAGCCAGCAACTGGATGTGAGCGAGACGCGGCAGCAAATCGCGAATTCACAGGGTGTGATCGATGCGATGTCCGCGGCTGGCGAGATGCATCAAGCGGAGAACCTCAAGGGCGGTTCCAACGCGTTGAAGTCGTTTGCCGATGCGATGCAAGACAGCGTCGAGGGTTCAGCCTCGGGTGGTCGAACAGCGGGCGGCGGCACGGGCAGTGCGAATGCGTTCGCGCAACCCGTAATCGCGCTCGCGAGTCCGGCAGGTATCGGCATGTCGACGCACGATTCGACGCATGTGTCGGCGGCACAGCAGATCACTCTGGTCAGTGGGCAAAGCACGCATATCGCAGCGGGTAAGTCGCTGATCGCAAGCGTGGGGGAGAAGCTCAGCCTGTTTGTCCAGAACGCAGGGATGAAACTCTTCGCGGCCAAGGGCAAACTCGAGATTCAGGCCCATGCCGATAACATCGAATTGACCGCGCAGAAGACCTTCAAGGTACAGTCCGCGACGGAAAACATCGAAGCGGCGGCGAAGCAGGAGATCCTGCTCACGTCGGGGGGCGCGTACCTTCGGATCAAAGGCGGAAACATCGAGATTCACGCGCCAGGGAAGATTGACATCAAGGGAAGTCAACATTCGTTTGCGGGGCCGACGGGCGATGTGTATCCGCTGCCGTCGATGCCGAAATCCATCTGCATTCCTTGCCTGCTCGCTGAATACTCGCAGGGCGCGCTGCTGGGTACGAAATGA
- a CDS encoding T6SS phospholipase effector Tle1-like catalytic domain-containing protein: MLDDTQLPPLAGLRPLSLEERRQRAAAIACLDPSKKPGTPDCSQTVWVSVFFDGTGNNRFNDTPKLKHSNVARLFLTHPESDDELGKYAIYVPGLGTPYPEIGEHDYSTMGLGVASGGDARLVKARADFDKLVAKAKARAKNPSQPIRMINLALFGFSRGAALARAFAIRIAKDCRQGAGGWTYQGHPIRLYFMGLFDTVASAGVPASAKTYDHSPLVRIGTYVISPLAGIGLSVTSKDGHYEWAKDLRIPAMVEQCVHYIAAHEVRDSFPLDSVRDGKHYPANVHEVIYPGVHSDVGGGYAPGEQTRALKDEDKLSQVPLLHMYRAARAAGVPLSALDILGPGIKGAFAVSSKTAALFDSYMSRAKASGPVEKATSDHLFQMYIARSYLSKLTNDEKAQARVAAAEQVLTETHNNDLVPNVRKELAIITADGNAVNEATASAETKRLDGGKLSLREETLARAYEDVSLIVGEAEQRDRLLDFFDYLVHDSVAGFAKDFSKLQNWRMVYFGQVAYEPANDWSLSGPASPL; this comes from the coding sequence ATGCTCGACGATACCCAGCTTCCGCCATTGGCAGGATTACGCCCGTTGTCGCTCGAAGAGCGCAGGCAACGGGCGGCCGCAATCGCTTGCCTTGACCCGTCGAAAAAGCCCGGAACGCCTGACTGTTCCCAGACGGTATGGGTCTCGGTGTTCTTTGATGGAACGGGCAACAACCGCTTCAACGACACACCGAAACTCAAGCACAGCAACGTCGCGCGGCTCTTCCTGACACATCCGGAAAGCGATGACGAGTTGGGCAAGTACGCCATCTATGTTCCCGGACTCGGTACGCCGTATCCGGAAATCGGCGAGCATGACTACAGCACGATGGGGCTTGGCGTGGCGTCGGGCGGCGACGCGCGGCTCGTGAAAGCTCGCGCTGATTTCGACAAACTGGTGGCGAAAGCCAAAGCACGCGCAAAGAATCCGTCACAGCCGATACGAATGATCAATCTGGCGCTGTTCGGCTTTTCGCGCGGTGCGGCACTTGCACGGGCTTTCGCGATTCGAATTGCGAAAGACTGTCGCCAGGGTGCCGGCGGCTGGACGTATCAAGGGCATCCCATTCGCCTCTATTTCATGGGACTGTTCGACACCGTCGCTTCGGCCGGCGTGCCCGCAAGCGCCAAAACGTATGATCACAGTCCTCTTGTCAGGATTGGCACCTATGTCATTTCGCCGTTGGCAGGTATCGGATTGTCCGTCACGAGCAAGGACGGCCACTACGAGTGGGCGAAGGATCTGCGCATACCGGCGATGGTGGAGCAGTGCGTTCACTACATCGCCGCACATGAAGTCAGAGACTCGTTTCCGCTCGATTCCGTGCGTGACGGAAAGCACTATCCGGCCAATGTTCACGAAGTCATCTATCCGGGTGTGCATTCGGACGTCGGCGGCGGATACGCGCCGGGCGAGCAGACGCGCGCCTTGAAGGACGAAGACAAACTCAGCCAGGTGCCGCTGCTTCATATGTATCGCGCGGCAAGAGCGGCGGGCGTACCGCTGTCCGCGCTTGACATTCTGGGTCCGGGTATCAAGGGGGCGTTCGCCGTTTCGTCAAAGACAGCCGCGCTCTTCGACTCGTACATGAGCCGCGCGAAGGCAAGCGGCCCCGTTGAGAAAGCGACGTCGGATCATCTCTTTCAGATGTATATCGCGCGCAGCTATCTGTCGAAGCTCACGAACGACGAGAAAGCCCAGGCGCGGGTTGCGGCAGCCGAACAGGTACTGACCGAGACCCACAATAACGACCTCGTGCCGAACGTCAGGAAGGAACTCGCCATTATCACGGCGGATGGCAACGCTGTGAATGAGGCGACTGCTTCCGCCGAGACCAAACGGCTCGACGGCGGCAAACTCAGCTTGCGGGAAGAGACGCTTGCAAGGGCATATGAGGATGTCTCGCTGATTGTCGGCGAGGCGGAACAGCGCGACCGTTTGCTCGACTTCTTCGACTATCTGGTCCACGATTCCGTCGCGGGTTTCGCGAAAGATTTTTCCAAATTGCAGAATTGGCGGATGGTGTATTTCGGTCAGGTTGCGTACGAGCCGGCAAACGACTGGAGTCTGTCAGGACCTGCATCGCCGCTTTGA